The following are from one region of the Candidatus Krumholzibacteriia bacterium genome:
- a CDS encoding serine/threonine-protein kinase produces the protein MRALDLPADRRVAFARRVLADRPDLAAEAATLLAGADDVEPGSVSEQDPLSGDRLWAEPLLARERLGDYRVFGLLGRGAMAVVLHAEHLPTGREVALKLLPPGTGSKPMRERLEREGRILRSLRHPSLARCRDTGLVDTAEGLRPYLALDYFPGRPLLEWVRDAQPDRTRRLDVLARIADGVAHAHARGVVHRDLKPGNVLVDAHDRVCVLDFGVARILEPTAACDPTLTQHGQLIGTLRSMSPEQARGDSAAIGPATDVHALGLLVFEVLTGHRPYAVPANVGEALSAIVHAVPERPGRVDASLPVGIDRICAGALDRDPRERTPEAATVAQDLRTVRDGGRVPIRRGRWRRLRRRLRRPVAAAALLLTVAVLGVAVGVQHVAVDPAIEMQRARSAIQDADKRIHASERTEAGLRDAVALLHDARDRLDRAPNAPAGAEWQRFLQWRLGEAHYFLGAMTRDRTEYADALAAWELAGRFDPGRRGLDELDPSDAMTGHIRDINVARTRQGAGLALAALAAYREPRQMWSRSLRVRDEALALLASEQHGRPASAAELELGHRDLQQGYARNEVGESKIMLGSIDGDLDTVESGLGDLHFVQRHALLHRDPYARASLEFNLGRGHAIRAELTGDRDDLEAAEVWLTRSLEQRSPTRSLAAHVASQTWLMRVDRQRAQRAEDLEQARRWHERVLRRGKRLIDTLGDRLHPHDRGRVALVLAGLEIDAAMRGEGPCLWKAERWFTEAGVRLSRVDTPVDHAHLLYERARRERARLAVGRETPARAARQAERLFAALTDLVPPGQFPSLHARVHDERSWWSAQTTVRSDR, from the coding sequence GTGCGAGCACTCGATCTGCCCGCGGATCGCCGCGTGGCCTTCGCGCGACGTGTCCTGGCCGATCGGCCCGATCTGGCCGCGGAGGCCGCCACTCTGCTGGCCGGCGCCGACGACGTCGAACCGGGATCCGTCTCGGAGCAGGATCCGTTGTCGGGGGATCGTCTCTGGGCCGAGCCATTGCTGGCCCGGGAGCGTCTGGGAGACTATCGCGTGTTCGGTCTGCTCGGGCGCGGGGCCATGGCCGTGGTCCTGCACGCCGAGCACCTGCCGACCGGCCGTGAGGTCGCGCTGAAGCTGCTGCCTCCGGGCACCGGGTCGAAGCCCATGCGCGAACGGCTCGAGCGCGAGGGCCGGATCCTGCGCTCGCTCCGCCACCCGTCGTTGGCGCGCTGCCGTGACACCGGGCTGGTCGACACGGCCGAAGGGCTGCGGCCCTACCTGGCCCTCGACTACTTCCCCGGCCGGCCGTTGCTGGAGTGGGTCCGCGACGCGCAGCCCGATCGGACGCGACGGCTCGACGTGCTGGCGCGGATCGCCGATGGCGTGGCCCACGCCCATGCCCGCGGAGTCGTCCATCGCGACCTCAAACCCGGCAACGTGCTGGTCGACGCGCACGATCGCGTGTGCGTGCTCGACTTCGGGGTGGCACGGATCCTCGAGCCCACGGCGGCCTGCGATCCGACCCTGACCCAGCACGGTCAACTGATCGGGACGCTCCGCTCCATGAGCCCCGAGCAGGCGCGGGGCGACTCCGCGGCGATCGGTCCGGCCACCGACGTCCACGCGCTGGGTCTGCTGGTCTTCGAGGTCCTCACCGGACACAGGCCGTACGCGGTGCCGGCGAACGTGGGAGAGGCGTTGTCGGCCATCGTGCACGCCGTGCCGGAGCGGCCCGGCCGCGTCGATGCTTCGCTCCCGGTCGGAATCGACCGGATCTGTGCGGGCGCGCTGGACCGCGATCCGCGGGAGCGGACGCCCGAGGCCGCCACGGTGGCGCAGGATCTGCGCACGGTGCGGGACGGAGGCCGCGTGCCGATCCGGCGCGGGCGCTGGCGACGTCTGCGGCGCCGGCTGCGGCGGCCGGTCGCCGCAGCAGCGCTGCTCCTGACCGTGGCCGTGCTCGGAGTGGCGGTCGGCGTGCAGCACGTGGCGGTCGATCCCGCGATCGAGATGCAGCGCGCACGGAGTGCGATCCAGGACGCGGACAAGCGGATCCACGCGAGCGAACGCACCGAGGCAGGACTGCGCGACGCCGTCGCATTGCTGCACGATGCGCGCGACCGCCTCGACCGGGCGCCGAACGCTCCCGCGGGGGCCGAATGGCAGCGTTTCCTGCAATGGAGGCTGGGTGAGGCGCACTACTTCCTGGGCGCGATGACCCGGGACCGCACCGAGTACGCCGATGCCCTCGCGGCCTGGGAGCTGGCCGGACGCTTCGACCCCGGGCGGCGCGGGCTCGACGAACTCGATCCCTCCGATGCGATGACGGGGCACATTCGAGACATCAACGTCGCGCGCACACGACAGGGAGCGGGGCTGGCGCTGGCTGCCCTGGCCGCGTACCGCGAACCCCGGCAGATGTGGTCGCGCTCGCTCCGGGTGCGCGACGAAGCGCTCGCGTTGCTCGCCAGCGAACAGCACGGCCGCCCCGCGAGCGCCGCCGAACTCGAGCTGGGTCATCGCGACCTGCAGCAGGGCTATGCCCGCAACGAAGTCGGCGAGAGCAAGATCATGCTCGGATCGATCGACGGGGACCTCGACACGGTGGAGTCCGGTCTCGGGGACCTGCACTTCGTGCAGCGGCACGCCCTTCTCCACCGGGATCCCTACGCCAGGGCCTCCCTGGAGTTCAACCTGGGGCGTGGTCACGCGATCCGGGCCGAGCTGACCGGCGACCGCGACGACCTCGAGGCCGCCGAGGTCTGGCTGACACGATCGCTCGAGCAGCGGTCGCCCACGCGGAGCCTCGCGGCCCACGTCGCGAGCCAGACGTGGTTGATGCGTGTCGATCGGCAACGGGCCCAGCGCGCCGAAGACCTCGAACAGGCCCGCCGGTGGCACGAGCGGGTCCTTCGCCGCGGGAAGCGTCTGATCGACACCCTGGGCGATCGTCTGCATCCGCACGACCGGGGCCGGGTGGCCCTGGTGTTGGCCGGCCTCGAGATCGACGCCGCCATGCGGGGCGAGGGGCCGTGCCTGTGGAAGGCCGAGCGCTGGTTCACCGAGGCCGGAGTTCGCCTGAGCCGCGTCGACACGCCCGTCGATCACGCCCACCTGCTCTACGAACGCGCCCGTCGCGAGCGCGCGCGCTTGGCCGTGGGCCGCGAGACCCCCGCGCGGGCAGCGCGGCAGGCCGAGCGGCTCTTCGCGGCCTTGACCGACCTCGTCCCGCCCGGCCAGTTCCCGAGCCTCCACGCCCGTGTCCACGACGAGCGGTCGTGGTGGTCGGCGCAGACCACCGTCCGATCCGACCGGTGA
- a CDS encoding ECF-type sigma factor yields the protein MRFSPTGDEGFPELYEQLLGQARRALSKERVDHTLSPTALVHEAYLRLGPDGSGTFHGRAHFLAVAAAAMRHILVDHARARGRDKRGGGWIRVELDESLPLNDQGLDRALILNDLLERLTRVDDDAAMITQMRFFASMTEEEIAEEMGRSSRWVRKQWAFARQWLRARLEEAGPTA from the coding sequence GTGCGGTTCTCACCGACCGGGGACGAGGGGTTCCCGGAACTCTACGAACAGCTGCTCGGCCAGGCCCGACGCGCGCTCTCGAAGGAACGCGTCGACCACACCCTGAGCCCGACGGCCCTGGTCCACGAGGCCTATCTCCGGTTGGGTCCCGACGGATCGGGGACGTTCCACGGTCGCGCGCACTTCCTCGCCGTGGCCGCCGCAGCCATGCGGCACATCCTGGTCGACCACGCACGCGCCCGCGGACGCGACAAGCGCGGCGGAGGCTGGATCCGGGTCGAGCTCGACGAATCGCTTCCGCTGAACGACCAGGGCCTGGACCGCGCGCTGATCCTGAACGATCTGCTGGAACGCCTGACGCGCGTGGACGACGACGCGGCCATGATCACGCAGATGCGCTTCTTCGCGTCGATGACCGAAGAGGAGATCGCCGAGGAGATGGGCCGCTCGTCGCGGTGGGTCCGCAAGCAGTGGGCCTTCGCGCGCCAGTGGCTCCGCGCGCGGCTGGAAGAAGCCGGTCCCACGGCCTGA